In one window of Paraburkholderia phymatum STM815 DNA:
- a CDS encoding glycosyltransferase family 2 protein, translating into MSEAKAIFAPCVVIPIYNHKDAIGGTVERLLVHALPIFVIDDGSDEATQAVLAKLACQHRDQMMLLRLPVNGGKGAAVMAGLRAAKRAGYTHALQIDADGQHEASDVPLFLAAARAEPGAVILGRPVYDESVPKSRLYGRYLTHVWVWIETLSFTIRDSMCGFRLYPLDAACALIDSVDLPMRMDFDIEILVRLYWRRLAFRAIPTRVVYATDGVSHFDVLWDNVRISASHTRLVCGMLLRLPMLLAHKVMPRRSAAARSNADRANWWRVAERGSRLGMTLLALSCKLFGMRFTALWLHPVVAYFLLTGRAARAASRTYFAHLEQAAAGERTPRPGWRSAYGQMLAFAQSGLDKLAAWSGRIDSDDVVFDDPAAFEALVGSGRGALVIGAHLGNLEMTRALAAHGGHAKVTAIVYTEHAKRFNSVLSTASSDFAKRLVQVSDFGPETSMMMQERIDAGELLVIVGDRVPARESGRTTEARFLGATAPFAQGPYVLAHALGCPVYLFFCLKERDDADGKRERYHLYFEPFAERIDLPRRERAQHIAAWAQRYASRLEHYCRKAPYQWFNFFDFWARPRKAITGAIPNGDANVGT; encoded by the coding sequence ATGAGCGAAGCCAAGGCGATTTTCGCGCCGTGCGTCGTCATTCCGATCTACAACCATAAGGATGCGATCGGCGGCACGGTCGAGCGTCTTCTCGTGCACGCGTTGCCCATCTTCGTGATCGACGACGGTAGCGATGAAGCGACGCAAGCCGTGCTGGCGAAGCTCGCCTGCCAACACCGCGATCAGATGATGCTGTTGCGTCTGCCCGTCAACGGCGGCAAGGGCGCGGCCGTGATGGCAGGGCTGCGCGCGGCGAAACGCGCGGGCTACACGCATGCGTTGCAGATCGATGCCGATGGCCAGCACGAGGCGAGCGACGTGCCGCTCTTCCTCGCTGCTGCGCGCGCCGAGCCGGGCGCCGTGATTCTCGGCCGCCCTGTCTATGACGAGAGCGTGCCGAAGTCGCGCCTCTACGGCCGCTATCTGACGCACGTGTGGGTCTGGATCGAAACGCTGTCGTTCACCATCCGCGATTCGATGTGCGGCTTCCGCCTCTATCCGCTCGATGCCGCATGCGCGCTGATCGACAGCGTCGACTTGCCGATGCGTATGGACTTCGACATCGAAATTCTGGTGCGCCTTTACTGGCGGCGTCTCGCGTTCCGCGCGATTCCGACGCGCGTCGTCTATGCGACGGATGGCGTGTCGCACTTCGACGTGCTGTGGGACAACGTGCGCATCAGCGCGAGCCATACGCGGCTCGTCTGCGGAATGCTGCTGCGTCTGCCGATGCTGCTCGCGCACAAGGTCATGCCGCGTCGATCCGCGGCGGCGCGTTCGAACGCCGATCGCGCGAACTGGTGGCGTGTGGCCGAACGCGGCAGCCGGCTCGGCATGACGCTGCTGGCGCTCAGCTGCAAGCTGTTCGGCATGCGCTTCACCGCGCTGTGGCTGCACCCCGTGGTTGCGTATTTTCTGTTGACTGGGCGCGCTGCGCGCGCTGCGTCGCGCACCTACTTCGCGCATCTCGAACAGGCCGCGGCGGGCGAGCGCACGCCGCGGCCCGGCTGGCGCTCCGCTTACGGGCAGATGCTCGCGTTCGCGCAATCAGGTCTCGACAAGCTTGCCGCGTGGTCGGGCCGCATCGATTCGGACGATGTGGTCTTCGACGATCCCGCCGCCTTCGAAGCGCTCGTCGGCAGCGGCCGTGGCGCGCTCGTAATCGGCGCGCACCTGGGCAACCTAGAAATGACGCGCGCGCTCGCTGCGCACGGCGGCCACGCAAAGGTCACGGCCATTGTCTACACCGAGCACGCGAAGCGCTTCAACAGCGTGCTGTCGACGGCGAGCAGCGACTTCGCGAAGCGGCTCGTGCAGGTGAGCGACTTCGGACCCGAGACGTCGATGATGATGCAGGAGCGCATCGATGCGGGCGAACTGCTGGTGATCGTCGGCGACCGTGTGCCCGCGCGAGAATCGGGCCGCACGACGGAAGCCCGATTCCTCGGCGCGACGGCACCGTTTGCGCAGGGGCCCTATGTGCTCGCGCATGCGCTCGGCTGCCCCGTGTATCTGTTTTTCTGTCTCAAAGAGCGCGACGACGCGGATGGCAAGCGCGAGCGCTACCACTTGTACTTCGAGCCGTTTGCGGAACGCATCGACCTTCCGCGCCGCGAACGCGCGCAGCATATTGCGGCATGGGCGCAGCGCTATGCGTCGCGTCTCGAGCACTATTGCCGCAAGGCGCCGTATCAATGGTTCAATTTCTTCGATTTCTGGGCGCGTCCCCGAAAAGCGATAACGGGTGCAATCCCGAACGGAGACGCGAATGTCGGAACATGA
- a CDS encoding HAL/PAL/TAL family ammonia-lyase, with protein MSEHDLIDDAHAHAARAAAPRTVVVGGRKLSIEEVVAIATGRAQVALSGDPAWRSRIQRGADFLRRHLAAGETVYGVNTGYGDACVVDVPMDLVEALPLQLTRYHGCGMGAYLDDAQTLAVIAARLNSLAHGFSGVRPVLLERLADLVNHRVLPRIPSEGSVGASGDLTPLSYVAAALVGERDVMFDGTLRDAAGVWTQLGHAPLTLAPKEGLALMNGTAVMTGLACLAFARAEHLARLAARLTALSTVALDGRAAHFDAMIFEAKPHAGQADAAAWIRADLAGRDDTPGHRLQDRYSIRCAPHVIGVAVDALSWVRRDVENELNSANDNPLIDPDGERVLHGGNFYGGHIAFAMDALKTAVANLADLMDRQLALIVDDKFSNGLPRNLTGATSARAPINHGFKAVQISSSAWTAEALKHTMPASVFSRSTEAHNQDKVSMGTIAARDCLRVLDLTEQVAAAHTLAAVQALTLRVRLNEATPVPAPLRAFADGVAALSPFVDEDRALESDLRALTARIADCALMEGGAHRA; from the coding sequence ATGTCGGAACATGATCTGATCGACGATGCACACGCGCATGCTGCACGCGCCGCCGCGCCGCGCACGGTGGTGGTCGGCGGACGCAAGCTGTCGATCGAAGAGGTCGTCGCGATTGCGACAGGGCGCGCACAGGTCGCACTGAGCGGCGATCCCGCATGGCGTTCCCGTATCCAGCGCGGCGCAGATTTTCTGCGTCGTCATCTTGCTGCGGGCGAAACGGTGTACGGCGTGAACACGGGTTATGGCGACGCGTGTGTGGTCGATGTGCCGATGGACCTCGTCGAGGCATTGCCGCTGCAGCTCACGCGCTATCACGGCTGTGGAATGGGCGCGTATCTCGACGACGCACAAACGCTCGCCGTAATCGCCGCACGTCTGAACTCGCTGGCGCATGGATTTTCAGGCGTGCGCCCGGTGCTGCTCGAACGGCTCGCCGATCTCGTCAACCATCGTGTGCTGCCGCGCATTCCATCGGAAGGGTCGGTGGGCGCAAGCGGCGACCTGACGCCGCTGTCGTATGTGGCGGCAGCGCTCGTCGGCGAACGCGACGTGATGTTCGACGGCACGCTGCGCGACGCCGCCGGCGTGTGGACGCAACTCGGGCACGCACCGTTGACGCTCGCGCCGAAGGAAGGCCTCGCGCTGATGAACGGCACAGCCGTGATGACGGGTCTCGCCTGTCTCGCGTTTGCGCGCGCCGAACACCTCGCGCGTCTTGCCGCGCGTTTGACGGCGCTGTCGACGGTCGCGCTCGACGGCCGCGCCGCGCACTTCGACGCGATGATCTTCGAAGCGAAGCCGCACGCGGGTCAGGCCGATGCCGCCGCATGGATCCGCGCGGATCTCGCCGGCCGCGACGATACGCCGGGCCATCGTCTGCAGGATCGCTATTCGATCCGCTGCGCGCCGCATGTGATCGGCGTCGCCGTCGATGCGCTGTCGTGGGTGCGCCGCGACGTCGAGAACGAGCTCAATAGCGCGAACGACAATCCGCTGATCGACCCCGACGGCGAGCGCGTGCTGCACGGCGGCAACTTCTACGGCGGCCATATTGCGTTTGCAATGGACGCGTTGAAGACGGCCGTTGCCAATCTCGCCGATTTGATGGACCGGCAACTCGCGCTGATCGTCGACGACAAGTTCAGCAACGGCTTGCCGCGCAACCTGACGGGCGCGACGTCGGCGCGTGCGCCGATCAATCACGGCTTCAAGGCGGTGCAGATCTCGTCGTCGGCATGGACGGCGGAGGCGCTGAAGCACACGATGCCCGCGAGCGTGTTCTCGCGCTCGACGGAAGCGCACAATCAGGACAAGGTCAGCATGGGCACGATCGCCGCACGCGACTGCCTGCGCGTGCTGGACCTGACGGAGCAGGTGGCAGCCGCGCATACGCTCGCCGCCGTGCAGGCGCTGACGTTGCGCGTGCGCCTCAACGAAGCGACGCCCGTGCCCGCGCCGTTGCGCGCATTCGCGGACGGCGTCGCGGCGCTGTCGCCGTTCGTCGACGAAGACCGCGCGCTCGAAAGCGATCTGCGCGCGTTGACCGCGCGCATCGCCGATTGCGCGTTGATGGAAGGAGGCGCGCATCGTGCATGA
- a CDS encoding acyl-CoA thioesterase: protein MHERHSTLKASAIVEVPFHDVDAMNVCWHGHYLKYFEIGRAALLRAFDYDYREMQASGYLWPIVEAHLKYVRPAAYGQRIDVRTELLEFENRLKIGYEIVDCATGKRLTKGYTIQVAIEAATQETQFVSPPVVFDKLERAWVR from the coding sequence GTGCATGAACGCCACTCCACACTGAAAGCGAGCGCGATCGTCGAAGTCCCGTTTCACGACGTCGATGCGATGAACGTCTGCTGGCACGGCCATTATCTGAAGTACTTCGAGATCGGCCGCGCGGCGCTGTTGCGTGCCTTCGATTACGACTACCGCGAGATGCAGGCGTCGGGCTATCTATGGCCGATCGTCGAGGCGCATCTGAAGTACGTGCGGCCCGCGGCGTATGGCCAGCGGATCGACGTGCGCACGGAACTGCTCGAATTCGAAAACCGCCTGAAAATAGGCTATGAAATCGTCGATTGCGCGACGGGCAAGCGGCTGACAAAGGGCTATACGATCCAGGTCGCGATCGAGGCCGCCACGCAGGAAACGCAGTTCGTGTCGCCGCCCGTCGTGTTTGACAAGCTGGAGCGCGCATGGGTACGTTGA
- a CDS encoding outer membrane lipoprotein carrier protein LolA, protein MGTLTLRAALTVALLVASSMRPFGLAQAAAPAQPQNGNAALVSQVAARLAQTRGVRAQFTQTQTLSAMKQPLVSTGTLVFFRERGVIWRVDTPYKATYVIGDAAVSEVDADGKRINAKRTQGVRGVAQVSKMMRAMLGGDLSALFSQFDVDAQGTPSQWKLELKPNQPQIAQSIKGLQMTGGEFLQTLRIALANGDVTQIDFANSEAITDLAPGERTLLGAQ, encoded by the coding sequence ATGGGTACGTTGACTCTTCGCGCGGCGCTGACTGTAGCGTTGCTCGTTGCCTCAAGCATGAGACCGTTCGGCCTGGCGCAAGCAGCCGCGCCCGCGCAGCCGCAAAACGGCAATGCGGCGCTCGTGTCGCAAGTTGCCGCGCGGCTCGCGCAAACCCGAGGCGTGCGCGCACAGTTCACGCAGACGCAGACGCTTTCGGCAATGAAGCAGCCGCTCGTCAGCACGGGCACGCTGGTGTTCTTCCGTGAGCGCGGCGTGATCTGGCGCGTGGATACGCCATACAAAGCCACCTACGTGATCGGCGATGCCGCCGTGAGCGAAGTCGACGCGGACGGCAAGCGCATCAATGCGAAGCGTACGCAGGGCGTGCGCGGCGTCGCGCAGGTTTCGAAGATGATGCGTGCGATGCTCGGCGGCGATCTGTCCGCGCTGTTCTCGCAATTCGACGTCGATGCGCAGGGCACGCCGTCGCAATGGAAGCTCGAACTGAAGCCGAACCAGCCGCAGATCGCGCAGTCGATCAAAGGCCTGCAGATGACGGGCGGCGAATTCCTGCAGACGCTGCGCATTGCGCTCGCGAACGGCGACGTCACGCAGATCGACTTCGCGAACAGCGAGGCGATCACCGATCTGGCGCCCGGCGAGCGCACGCTGCTAGGAGCACAATGA
- a CDS encoding MMPL family transporter, with amino-acid sequence MLMARQWTKTQLWSIRATWLVLALVASLYCAWRFMGPSPLETNLLALLPATEADPVAEKAVDTLADALGDRTVFLVTSKDADHAKAAARQFGAALQKSGAFAAVTAELPPFDMSQIGALYMPYRFNLLTREDRDALANHTASLHDALMQRIYNPVRGPLATQLADDPSGWLEHWLSALPLATSNLDLEDNMLVAHRGDTTSVLVVTTLPGSAYETQTQRAVLSAVAQAQSSLKTGHPDASVARTGAVFYAESARSASEREVHLIGVASACGIALLMLWVFRSPRLLLLGFVSTALGIVCALAATLLVFGKLHLLTLVFGASLIGEAVDYSIQYFVVYLGAGPGQRGGWNARQGARSVRAALSVALATSLLGYAILAWVPFPALKQIACFAIVGISTAFASVLWLLPVLLVKGPKRAQRRLFLRAATLLARWHGTIGGRRAWIVAGVLVLIAIPGWLRLASDDDIHLLIQRDPDLVAQEDQVRNAIGVDNTAQFFVVRGASQELVLQRAEALGVKLDALSGARSVNGWQSVTQFVPSAQRQADARATLAQHVFNDPAALRSMLLQAGFRDEVADAWLASYAKSNGAPLTVERWLAAPWSQPYRHLWLGRVDARGGHGYAAIVMPQRVTSQNVTALIDTARSLEGVAFVDKAASVSKLFGAYRVDSGIWLAGALLLVLILLMARYTASGGIATTLPVLLAIGVTLAAFGYAGVPLNLFNCLALMLVLGVGANYAVFLREGCLRDHADLGAVWTGVLLSAATTLLSFGMLAFSAMPALKSFGATLALGILVSVLLAPIGMPPGRRRVA; translated from the coding sequence ATGCTGATGGCGCGACAGTGGACGAAGACGCAGTTGTGGAGCATTCGGGCCACATGGCTCGTGCTCGCGCTTGTCGCGTCGCTGTATTGCGCCTGGCGCTTCATGGGGCCGTCCCCGCTGGAGACGAACCTGCTCGCGCTGCTGCCCGCGACGGAAGCCGATCCCGTTGCGGAGAAAGCCGTTGATACGCTTGCCGACGCGCTCGGCGACCGCACGGTGTTTCTGGTGACGAGCAAGGACGCCGATCATGCGAAGGCGGCGGCGAGGCAGTTCGGCGCTGCGTTGCAGAAGAGCGGTGCGTTCGCGGCGGTGACGGCGGAGTTGCCGCCGTTCGACATGTCGCAGATCGGCGCACTGTACATGCCGTACCGCTTCAATCTGCTGACACGCGAGGACCGCGACGCGCTCGCAAACCACACCGCTTCGCTGCACGACGCGCTGATGCAGCGCATCTACAATCCGGTGCGCGGCCCGCTCGCGACGCAGCTTGCCGACGATCCGTCCGGCTGGCTCGAGCATTGGCTGTCGGCGCTGCCGCTCGCCACGTCGAATCTCGACCTGGAAGACAACATGCTGGTCGCGCATCGCGGCGACACGACAAGTGTGCTCGTCGTCACGACACTGCCGGGCTCCGCGTACGAAACGCAGACGCAGCGCGCGGTGCTGTCGGCCGTGGCGCAGGCGCAGTCTTCGCTGAAGACGGGGCACCCCGATGCAAGCGTCGCGCGCACGGGTGCCGTCTTCTATGCGGAATCGGCGCGTAGCGCATCGGAGCGCGAAGTGCATCTGATCGGCGTCGCGTCCGCGTGCGGCATCGCGCTGCTGATGTTGTGGGTGTTCCGCTCGCCGCGCCTGCTGCTGTTGGGTTTCGTATCGACGGCGCTCGGCATTGTGTGCGCGCTGGCGGCGACGCTGCTGGTGTTCGGCAAGCTGCATCTGCTCACGCTCGTGTTCGGCGCGAGTCTGATCGGCGAGGCCGTCGATTACTCGATTCAATACTTCGTCGTCTATCTCGGCGCGGGGCCCGGTCAACGCGGCGGCTGGAATGCGCGGCAGGGCGCGCGCTCGGTGCGTGCCGCGCTGAGCGTCGCACTGGCGACCAGCCTGCTCGGCTATGCGATTCTCGCGTGGGTGCCGTTCCCCGCGCTCAAACAGATCGCCTGCTTCGCGATCGTGGGCATTAGCACCGCGTTCGCGTCTGTGCTGTGGCTGCTGCCCGTGCTGCTCGTGAAGGGCCCGAAGCGTGCGCAACGGCGTCTCTTCCTGCGCGCCGCGACGCTGCTCGCGCGCTGGCACGGGACGATTGGCGGGAGGCGCGCATGGATCGTCGCGGGCGTGCTCGTGCTGATCGCGATTCCGGGCTGGCTGCGTCTCGCGAGCGACGACGACATCCACCTGCTGATTCAGCGCGATCCTGATCTCGTCGCGCAGGAAGATCAGGTGCGTAATGCAATCGGTGTCGACAACACCGCGCAGTTCTTCGTCGTACGCGGTGCGTCGCAGGAACTAGTGCTGCAACGCGCGGAAGCGCTCGGCGTCAAGCTCGATGCGTTGAGCGGCGCGCGTTCGGTGAACGGCTGGCAATCGGTGACGCAGTTCGTGCCGTCGGCGCAACGTCAGGCCGACGCTCGCGCGACGCTCGCGCAGCACGTCTTCAATGATCCCGCCGCGCTTCGCTCGATGCTGCTGCAAGCGGGCTTTCGCGATGAAGTCGCCGACGCGTGGCTCGCTTCATACGCGAAATCGAACGGCGCGCCATTGACAGTCGAACGCTGGCTCGCCGCACCGTGGTCGCAGCCTTATCGGCACTTGTGGCTCGGCCGCGTCGATGCACGCGGCGGGCACGGCTACGCGGCCATCGTGATGCCGCAGCGCGTGACGTCGCAAAACGTGACGGCACTGATCGATACCGCACGTTCGCTCGAAGGCGTCGCGTTCGTCGACAAGGCGGCGAGCGTCTCGAAGCTGTTCGGCGCGTATCGCGTGGACAGCGGCATCTGGCTCGCGGGCGCGCTGCTGCTCGTGCTGATTCTGCTGATGGCGCGCTACACCGCGAGCGGCGGCATCGCGACGACGCTGCCCGTACTGCTCGCGATCGGCGTGACGCTAGCGGCATTCGGCTATGCAGGCGTGCCGCTCAATCTGTTCAACTGCCTCGCGCTGATGCTCGTGCTCGGCGTCGGCGCGAACTACGCGGTGTTTCTACGCGAAGGCTGCCTGCGCGATCACGCCGATCTCGGCGCCGTCTGGACGGGCGTGCTGCTGTCGGCGGCGACGACGTTGCTGTCGTTCGGCATGCTGGCCTTCAGCGCGATGCCCGCCTTGAAGAGTTTCGGCGCCACACTGGCGCTCGGCATTCTCGTGTCGGTGTTGCTTGCACCGATCGGCATGCCGCCTGGAAGAAGGAGAGTTGCATGA
- a CDS encoding beta-ketoacyl-[acyl-carrier-protein] synthase family protein, translating to MTLPPVYLHALGMVNALGGDVASIVAALGAAQSPGMGLIHTGIGDAYVGRVATPLDIAPPAALKRFDCRNNRMLLAALEQIRPELEAARERYGSHRIGIVLGTSTSGIDAAEVAFVHQAQAGQLPENFNYRQMEIGTAAPFAAAALNVQGPAFTVSTACTSSAKAFVSARRLLQLGLCDAMIVGGVDTLCELTVQGFASLESTSVTRTNPMSRNRNGINVGEGAAVFLMTREEGVVRLAGAGESSDAHHVSAPDPQGVGGELALREALKDAGVEPSAMAYVNLHATATRKNDHMEAHLMSRVFADGVPVSGTKPLTGHQLGAAGATELGFAWLTLARDDMAIPRHQWDGEADPALPVLDLVQDERRIPRGGTQYVMSNSFAFGGSNVSLILAR from the coding sequence ATGACCTTGCCACCCGTTTATCTGCATGCGCTCGGCATGGTCAACGCGCTCGGCGGCGACGTCGCTTCGATCGTGGCCGCGCTCGGCGCCGCGCAATCGCCCGGCATGGGACTGATACATACGGGCATCGGCGATGCTTACGTGGGCCGCGTGGCGACGCCGCTCGACATTGCGCCGCCCGCTGCGCTCAAGCGCTTCGATTGCCGCAACAACCGCATGCTGCTCGCTGCGCTCGAACAGATTCGCCCGGAACTCGAGGCCGCGCGCGAGCGTTATGGTTCGCACCGCATCGGCATCGTGCTCGGTACCAGCACCTCGGGCATCGATGCGGCGGAAGTCGCGTTCGTGCATCAGGCGCAGGCAGGCCAGCTGCCGGAGAACTTCAACTACCGGCAGATGGAAATCGGCACGGCCGCGCCGTTCGCGGCCGCCGCGCTGAATGTGCAGGGGCCGGCGTTCACAGTGTCGACGGCCTGCACGTCGAGCGCTAAAGCCTTCGTGTCGGCGCGCCGTTTACTGCAGCTTGGACTGTGCGACGCGATGATCGTCGGCGGTGTGGATACGTTGTGCGAGCTGACGGTGCAGGGCTTCGCGTCGCTCGAATCGACGAGCGTCACGCGCACCAATCCGATGAGCCGCAATCGCAACGGCATCAATGTCGGCGAAGGCGCCGCCGTGTTCCTGATGACCCGCGAAGAAGGCGTGGTGCGGCTGGCGGGCGCGGGCGAATCGAGCGACGCGCATCATGTGTCGGCGCCGGACCCGCAAGGCGTCGGCGGGGAGCTGGCGTTGCGCGAGGCGCTCAAGGATGCGGGCGTCGAACCGTCGGCGATGGCGTATGTGAATCTGCATGCAACGGCCACGCGCAAGAACGACCACATGGAAGCGCATCTGATGTCGCGCGTGTTCGCGGACGGCGTGCCCGTCAGCGGCACCAAACCGCTCACGGGGCATCAGCTCGGTGCGGCGGGCGCGACGGAATTGGGCTTCGCGTGGCTCACGCTCGCACGCGACGACATGGCGATACCGCGTCATCAGTGGGATGGCGAGGCGGACCCGGCGTTGCCCGTGCTCGATCTCGTGCAGGACGAGCGGCGTATTCCACGCGGCGGCACGCAATACGTAATGAGCAATTCGTTCGCGTTCGGCGGCAGCAACGTCAGCCTGATACTGGCGCGTTGA
- a CDS encoding hotdog family protein, whose protein sequence is MKATPETSEGFPPIETILPHRGTMLLLDGVSACGDETLTAYTAVRGDAWYADESGAMPAWIGIELMAQGVAAHIALLAMRAGGRARPGVLLGTRSYKAHASAFARGAHLTVNVQEVLRGDEGHSAYECAIDHLGARYADAVIKVFQPGDFHTFIEGSISS, encoded by the coding sequence ATGAAGGCCACACCTGAGACCAGCGAAGGTTTTCCGCCCATCGAGACGATCCTGCCGCATCGCGGCACGATGCTGTTGCTCGACGGCGTGAGCGCATGCGGCGACGAGACGCTGACAGCCTACACGGCCGTGCGCGGCGATGCGTGGTACGCGGACGAAAGCGGCGCGATGCCCGCGTGGATCGGCATCGAGCTGATGGCGCAGGGCGTTGCCGCGCATATCGCGTTGCTGGCGATGCGGGCGGGTGGCCGCGCGCGTCCCGGCGTGCTGCTCGGCACGCGCAGCTACAAGGCGCACGCGAGCGCATTCGCGCGCGGCGCGCATCTGACCGTCAACGTTCAGGAAGTGCTGCGTGGCGACGAAGGCCACAGCGCCTACGAATGCGCGATCGATCACCTCGGTGCGCGTTACGCGGACGCCGTGATCAAGGTGTTTCAACCGGGCGACTTTCACACGTTCATCGAAGGGAGTATCAGTTCATGA
- a CDS encoding 3-ketoacyl-ACP reductase FabG2 → MSRRVLVTGASRGIGRAIAYQLAADGFAVSVHCRTGRTEAEAVTAGIAAQGGSARVLQFDVRERAACRDALEADVAAHGPYYGIVCSAGVTRDAAFPALTDEDWDVVIETGLDAFYNVIHPLTMPMVRAKKGGRIVTIASVSGVIGNRGQVNYSAAKAGLIGATKALAVELASRSITVNCVAPGLIETGMLQDMPLEHALKTVPMNRVGQPAEVASVVSFLMSDAASYVTRQVIGVNGGMI, encoded by the coding sequence ATGAGCCGCCGAGTTCTCGTAACGGGCGCGAGCCGCGGCATTGGCCGCGCGATTGCCTATCAGCTGGCTGCCGACGGCTTCGCCGTGTCCGTGCATTGCCGCACGGGCCGCACGGAAGCCGAAGCCGTCACGGCGGGCATTGCGGCGCAGGGCGGCTCGGCGCGCGTGCTGCAGTTCGACGTGCGCGAGCGCGCCGCGTGCCGCGACGCGCTTGAAGCGGATGTCGCCGCGCACGGCCCGTACTACGGCATCGTGTGCAGCGCGGGTGTGACGCGCGACGCGGCCTTTCCCGCGCTCACCGACGAAGACTGGGACGTGGTGATCGAAACCGGCCTCGACGCGTTCTATAACGTAATCCATCCGCTGACGATGCCGATGGTCCGTGCCAAAAAAGGCGGCCGCATTGTGACGATCGCATCGGTGTCGGGTGTGATCGGCAATCGCGGCCAGGTCAACTACAGCGCGGCGAAAGCGGGGCTGATCGGCGCGACGAAGGCGCTGGCCGTCGAACTCGCATCGCGCAGCATCACGGTCAACTGCGTGGCGCCGGGGCTGATCGAAACGGGCATGCTCCAGGACATGCCGCTCGAACACGCGCTGAAAACCGTGCCGATGAACCGTGTGGGTCAACCGGCCGAAGTCGCGTCGGTGGTGAGCTTCCTGATGTCGGACGCAGCCTCTTACGTGACGCGCCAGGTAATCGGCGTCAATGGCGGGATGATCTGA
- a CDS encoding beta-ketoacyl-ACP synthase, whose amino-acid sequence MKRVVITGMGGVTALGSRWDEIEAALKAGRNAVRRMPDWDYFESLHTRLAAPLPGFAQPADWPRKKTRSMGRVSMYAVRASELALADAGFAGDESISDGRMGVAYGSSSGSVEPIRAFGTMLESGSMTDVTSNSYVQMMPHTTAVNVSLFWDLKGRIVPTSSACASGSQAIGYAYENIAMGKQTLMLAGGAEELSGPAVAVFDTLYATSTRNDEPHLTPRPFDAKRDGLVVGEGAATLVLEEYEHAKARGATIHAEIVGFGCNSDGAHMTQPTASTMARAMQLALEDAKLDANAIAYVNAHGTSTDRGDVAESQATARTFGERMPISSLKSYVGHTLGACGALEAWWTIEMMKRNWYAPTLNLTEVDPACAPLDYIRGEARAIDAEYVMSNNFAFGGINTSLIFRRVR is encoded by the coding sequence ATGAAGCGTGTCGTCATTACGGGCATGGGCGGCGTCACGGCGCTCGGCAGCCGCTGGGACGAGATCGAAGCGGCACTGAAGGCAGGCCGCAACGCGGTGCGGCGCATGCCGGACTGGGATTACTTCGAGTCGCTGCATACGCGTCTCGCGGCGCCGCTGCCTGGGTTCGCTCAACCCGCCGACTGGCCGCGCAAGAAGACGCGCTCGATGGGCAGGGTATCGATGTACGCGGTGCGCGCGAGCGAACTCGCGCTCGCCGATGCGGGTTTCGCGGGGGACGAGTCGATCAGCGACGGCCGCATGGGCGTCGCATACGGCTCGTCGTCGGGTTCCGTCGAACCGATCCGCGCATTCGGCACGATGCTCGAATCGGGTTCGATGACCGACGTCACGTCGAACAGCTACGTGCAGATGATGCCGCACACGACGGCCGTCAACGTGAGCCTCTTCTGGGATCTGAAGGGGCGTATCGTGCCGACCTCGTCGGCATGTGCGTCGGGCAGCCAGGCAATCGGCTATGCCTACGAAAATATCGCCATGGGCAAGCAGACGCTCATGCTCGCGGGCGGCGCGGAAGAACTGTCGGGGCCGGCCGTCGCCGTGTTCGACACGCTGTATGCGACCAGCACGCGCAATGACGAGCCGCACCTGACGCCGCGTCCGTTCGACGCGAAGCGCGACGGTCTCGTGGTCGGCGAGGGCGCGGCGACGCTCGTGCTCGAAGAATACGAGCACGCGAAGGCGCGCGGCGCGACGATCCATGCGGAGATCGTCGGCTTCGGCTGCAATTCGGACGGCGCGCACATGACGCAGCCGACGGCGAGCACGATGGCGCGCGCGATGCAGCTCGCGCTCGAAGACGCAAAGCTCGACGCGAATGCGATTGCCTATGTGAACGCGCACGGCACGTCGACGGATCGCGGCGACGTGGCGGAGAGCCAGGCCACGGCACGGACTTTCGGCGAGCGCATGCCGATCTCGTCGCTGAAGAGCTACGTCGGCCATACGCTTGGTGCATGCGGCGCGCTCGAAGCGTGGTGGACGATCGAAATGATGAAGCGCAACTGGTACGCGCCGACGCTCAATTTGACTGAAGTCGATCCCGCTTGCGCGCCGCTCGATTACATTCGAGGCGAGGCACGCGCGATCGATGCCGAATACGTGATGAGCAATAACTTCGCGTTTGGGGGCATCAACACGTCGCTGATTTTCAGGCGCGTTCGATGA